In Zingiber officinale cultivar Zhangliang chromosome 6A, Zo_v1.1, whole genome shotgun sequence, a single genomic region encodes these proteins:
- the LOC121997348 gene encoding protein WVD2-like 7 isoform X3, translating to MRETEDSVVYQAESLPSGSVSFGRFESETLSWEKRSSFSHNRYLEEVEKYATPGLVTQKKAYFEAHFKKKPLLHLNSFGSQYEKYQTTKDHIEFCKDDLVECGDNEPTEFTFYDETPPISYEHELVIHEHDKQVLSPEFSQEFSPSISEHLIVCGVVECGEAHQIQSNDDIPGDETLQMVSKENHEHNSGSPQEQHDEVQIATEIPADLGNKAAASKKTEKITLKVKGELEKQITKAKSKNQLADSQIMRKPSTQKNSRYPDKIFAKRTDEVERESTKKAQLGMKLPERVPRNTLDAKSQKFEDSEKLIAKVKVENRRNKGQSKNKVVQIPNPIAGKCQIDEQHFMNRSLKYTVSAKTEVSQGTSDFHFKSEGRAMKRKEFYTKLEEKLHAKEAEMTEIQIRTQEEAKTEIKQLRKSLNFKATPMPSFYNGAARGATRGKKVVEMPASVPKSQNNTKIPTKGSSSRDTSLGLSKINQEGSSTGKLQEAQAPAKKHEKSNSSAKQGDGIRKKEPRRTAARTSVTRTTTKAISN from the exons ATGAGAGAAACTGAAGACTCCGTTGTGTATCAG GCTGAGAGTTTACCCTCTGGGTCTGTATCATTTGGCCGCTTTGAATCTGAAACCTTGTCGTGGGAAAAAAGGTCATCATTCTCTCATAACAGATACCTTGAAGAGGTTGAGAAATATGCTACACCTGGTTTGGTTACTCAGAAAAAAGCTTATTTTGAGGCTCACTTTAAGAAGAAGCCACTTTTGCATCTCAACTCATTCGGTAGTCAATATGAAAAATACCAAACTACCAAAGATCATATTGAATTCTGTAAAGATGATCTTGTTGAATGCGGTGATAATGAACCCACTGAATTTACTTTCTATGATGAGACACCTCCAATTTCTTATGAGCACGAGTTGGTCATACATGAACATGACAAACAAGTTTTGAGCCCCGAATTCTCACAAGAGTTTAGTCCATCAATAAGTGAGCATCTTATAGTTTGTGGTGTTGTAGAGTGTGGTGAAGCACACCAAATACAATCAAATGATGATATTCCAGGAGATGAGACTCTGCAAATGGTCTCTAAAGAGAACCATGAGCATAACTCTGGTTCCCCTCAAGAACAACATGATGAAGTGCAAATTGCAACTGAAATTCCTGCAGATCTGGGAAATAAGGCTGCTGCTTCCAAGAAAACAGAGAAAATTACTCTCAAA GTAAAGGGAGAACTTGAGAAGCAAATTAcaaaagcaaaatcaaagaatcagtTAGCAGATTCACAAATTATGAGAAAGCCTTCAACTCAGAAGAATTCTCGTTATCCTGATAAGATATTTGCAAAAAGAACAGATGAGGTGGAGAGAGAAAGCACAAAGAAGGCACAACTAGGAATGAAATTGCCTGAAAGAGTTCCAAGAAATACTCTTGATGCTAAATCCCAGAAATTTGAG GATTCAGAAAAGCTGATAGCCAAAGTAAAAGTAGAAAACAGAAG AAATAAAGGTCAAAGCAAAAACAAGGTAGTGCAAATCCCTAATCCTATTGCCGGAAAATGTCAAATTGATGAGCAACATTTTATGAACAG ATCTTTGAAGTATACTGTTTCAGCTAAGACAGAAGTTAGTCAAGGTACTTCGGACTTCCATTTCAAAAGTGAAGGGCGGGCTATGAAACGAAAAGAG TTTTACACGAAGTTAGAAGAAAAGCTCCATGCCAAAGAGGCCGAGATGACTGAGATCCAAATTAGAACACAG GAAGAAGCAAAAACAGAGATTAAGCAGCTTAGGAAGAGCCTTAACTTCAAGGCAACTCCTATGCCTTCTTTCTACAATGGAGCTGCACGTGGCGCCACCAGAGGCAAAAAG GTGGTTGAAATGCCTGCAAGTGTTCCCAAGTCACAAAACAATACTAAGATTCCTACAAAAGGAAGTTCGTCTAGAGATACTTCTCTAGGATTGTCTAAGATCAATCAAGAAGGCTCCTCAACTG GTAAGCTTCAAGAGGCACAAGCTCCAgcgaagaagcatgagaagagcAACTCCAGTGCAAAACAAGGAGATGGCATCAGAAAGAAAGAACCAAGACGAACTGCAGCGAGAACCAGTGTCACAAGGACGACAACAAAGGCCATTTCCAACTGA
- the LOC121997348 gene encoding protein WVD2-like 7 isoform X4: protein MRETEDSVVYQAESLPSGSVSFGRFESETLSWEKRSSFSHNRYLEEVEKYATPGLVTQKKAYFEAHFKKKPLLHLNSFGSQYEKYQTTKDHIEFCKDDLVECGDNEPTEFTFYDETPPISYEHELVIHEHDKQVLSPEFSQEFSPSISEHLIVCGVVECGEAHQIQSNDDIPGDETLQMVSKENHEHNSGSPQEQHDEVQIATEIPADLVKGELEKQITKAKSKNQLADSQIMRKPSTQKNSRYPDKIFAKRTDEVERESTKKAQLGMKLPERVPRNTLDAKSQKFEDSEKLIAKVKVENRRNKGQSKNKVVQIPNPIAGKCQIDEQHFMNRSLKYTVSAKTEVSQGTSDFHFKSEGRAMKRKEFYTKLEEKLHAKEAEMTEIQIRTQEEAKTEIKQLRKSLNFKATPMPSFYNGAARGATRGKKVVEMPASVPKSQNNTKIPTKGSSSRDTSLGLSKINQEGSSTGEPTPSKSGKLQEAQAPAKKHEKSNSSAKQGDGIRKKEPRRTAARTSVTRTTTKAISN, encoded by the exons ATGAGAGAAACTGAAGACTCCGTTGTGTATCAG GCTGAGAGTTTACCCTCTGGGTCTGTATCATTTGGCCGCTTTGAATCTGAAACCTTGTCGTGGGAAAAAAGGTCATCATTCTCTCATAACAGATACCTTGAAGAGGTTGAGAAATATGCTACACCTGGTTTGGTTACTCAGAAAAAAGCTTATTTTGAGGCTCACTTTAAGAAGAAGCCACTTTTGCATCTCAACTCATTCGGTAGTCAATATGAAAAATACCAAACTACCAAAGATCATATTGAATTCTGTAAAGATGATCTTGTTGAATGCGGTGATAATGAACCCACTGAATTTACTTTCTATGATGAGACACCTCCAATTTCTTATGAGCACGAGTTGGTCATACATGAACATGACAAACAAGTTTTGAGCCCCGAATTCTCACAAGAGTTTAGTCCATCAATAAGTGAGCATCTTATAGTTTGTGGTGTTGTAGAGTGTGGTGAAGCACACCAAATACAATCAAATGATGATATTCCAGGAGATGAGACTCTGCAAATGGTCTCTAAAGAGAACCATGAGCATAACTCTGGTTCCCCTCAAGAACAACATGATGAAGTGCAAATTGCAACTGAAATTCCTGCAGATCTG GTAAAGGGAGAACTTGAGAAGCAAATTAcaaaagcaaaatcaaagaatcagtTAGCAGATTCACAAATTATGAGAAAGCCTTCAACTCAGAAGAATTCTCGTTATCCTGATAAGATATTTGCAAAAAGAACAGATGAGGTGGAGAGAGAAAGCACAAAGAAGGCACAACTAGGAATGAAATTGCCTGAAAGAGTTCCAAGAAATACTCTTGATGCTAAATCCCAGAAATTTGAG GATTCAGAAAAGCTGATAGCCAAAGTAAAAGTAGAAAACAGAAG AAATAAAGGTCAAAGCAAAAACAAGGTAGTGCAAATCCCTAATCCTATTGCCGGAAAATGTCAAATTGATGAGCAACATTTTATGAACAG ATCTTTGAAGTATACTGTTTCAGCTAAGACAGAAGTTAGTCAAGGTACTTCGGACTTCCATTTCAAAAGTGAAGGGCGGGCTATGAAACGAAAAGAG TTTTACACGAAGTTAGAAGAAAAGCTCCATGCCAAAGAGGCCGAGATGACTGAGATCCAAATTAGAACACAG GAAGAAGCAAAAACAGAGATTAAGCAGCTTAGGAAGAGCCTTAACTTCAAGGCAACTCCTATGCCTTCTTTCTACAATGGAGCTGCACGTGGCGCCACCAGAGGCAAAAAG GTGGTTGAAATGCCTGCAAGTGTTCCCAAGTCACAAAACAATACTAAGATTCCTACAAAAGGAAGTTCGTCTAGAGATACTTCTCTAGGATTGTCTAAGATCAATCAAGAAGGCTCCTCAACTGGTGAACCAACACCCTCAAAAAGTG GTAAGCTTCAAGAGGCACAAGCTCCAgcgaagaagcatgagaagagcAACTCCAGTGCAAAACAAGGAGATGGCATCAGAAAGAAAGAACCAAGACGAACTGCAGCGAGAACCAGTGTCACAAGGACGACAACAAAGGCCATTTCCAACTGA
- the LOC121997348 gene encoding protein WVD2-like 7 isoform X2, which translates to MRETEDSVVYQAESLPSGSVSFGRFESETLSWEKRSSFSHNRYLEEVEKYATPGLVTQKKAYFEAHFKKKPLLHLNSFGSQYEKYQTTKDHIEFCKDDLVECGDNEPTEFTFYDETPPISYEHELVIHEHDKQVLSPEFSQEFSPSISEHLIVCGVVECGEAHQIQSNDDIPGDETLQMVSKENHEHNSGSPQEQHDEVQIATEIPADLGNKAAASKKTEKITLKVKGELEKQITKAKSKNQLADSQIMRKPSTQKNSRYPDKIFAKRTDEVERESTKKAQLGMKLPERVPRNTLDAKSQKFEDSEKLIAKVKVENRRNKGQSKNKVVQIPNPIAGKCQIDEQHFMNRSLKYTVSAKTEVSQGTSDFHFKSEGRAMKRKEFYTKLEEKLHAKEAEMTEIQIRTQEEAKTEIKQLRKSLNFKATPMPSFYNGAARGATRGKKVVEMPASVPKSQNNTKIPTKGSSSRDTSLGLSKINQEGSSTGEPTPSKSKLQEAQAPAKKHEKSNSSAKQGDGIRKKEPRRTAARTSVTRTTTKAISN; encoded by the exons ATGAGAGAAACTGAAGACTCCGTTGTGTATCAG GCTGAGAGTTTACCCTCTGGGTCTGTATCATTTGGCCGCTTTGAATCTGAAACCTTGTCGTGGGAAAAAAGGTCATCATTCTCTCATAACAGATACCTTGAAGAGGTTGAGAAATATGCTACACCTGGTTTGGTTACTCAGAAAAAAGCTTATTTTGAGGCTCACTTTAAGAAGAAGCCACTTTTGCATCTCAACTCATTCGGTAGTCAATATGAAAAATACCAAACTACCAAAGATCATATTGAATTCTGTAAAGATGATCTTGTTGAATGCGGTGATAATGAACCCACTGAATTTACTTTCTATGATGAGACACCTCCAATTTCTTATGAGCACGAGTTGGTCATACATGAACATGACAAACAAGTTTTGAGCCCCGAATTCTCACAAGAGTTTAGTCCATCAATAAGTGAGCATCTTATAGTTTGTGGTGTTGTAGAGTGTGGTGAAGCACACCAAATACAATCAAATGATGATATTCCAGGAGATGAGACTCTGCAAATGGTCTCTAAAGAGAACCATGAGCATAACTCTGGTTCCCCTCAAGAACAACATGATGAAGTGCAAATTGCAACTGAAATTCCTGCAGATCTGGGAAATAAGGCTGCTGCTTCCAAGAAAACAGAGAAAATTACTCTCAAA GTAAAGGGAGAACTTGAGAAGCAAATTAcaaaagcaaaatcaaagaatcagtTAGCAGATTCACAAATTATGAGAAAGCCTTCAACTCAGAAGAATTCTCGTTATCCTGATAAGATATTTGCAAAAAGAACAGATGAGGTGGAGAGAGAAAGCACAAAGAAGGCACAACTAGGAATGAAATTGCCTGAAAGAGTTCCAAGAAATACTCTTGATGCTAAATCCCAGAAATTTGAG GATTCAGAAAAGCTGATAGCCAAAGTAAAAGTAGAAAACAGAAG AAATAAAGGTCAAAGCAAAAACAAGGTAGTGCAAATCCCTAATCCTATTGCCGGAAAATGTCAAATTGATGAGCAACATTTTATGAACAG ATCTTTGAAGTATACTGTTTCAGCTAAGACAGAAGTTAGTCAAGGTACTTCGGACTTCCATTTCAAAAGTGAAGGGCGGGCTATGAAACGAAAAGAG TTTTACACGAAGTTAGAAGAAAAGCTCCATGCCAAAGAGGCCGAGATGACTGAGATCCAAATTAGAACACAG GAAGAAGCAAAAACAGAGATTAAGCAGCTTAGGAAGAGCCTTAACTTCAAGGCAACTCCTATGCCTTCTTTCTACAATGGAGCTGCACGTGGCGCCACCAGAGGCAAAAAG GTGGTTGAAATGCCTGCAAGTGTTCCCAAGTCACAAAACAATACTAAGATTCCTACAAAAGGAAGTTCGTCTAGAGATACTTCTCTAGGATTGTCTAAGATCAATCAAGAAGGCTCCTCAACTGGTGAACCAACACCCTCAAAAA GTAAGCTTCAAGAGGCACAAGCTCCAgcgaagaagcatgagaagagcAACTCCAGTGCAAAACAAGGAGATGGCATCAGAAAGAAAGAACCAAGACGAACTGCAGCGAGAACCAGTGTCACAAGGACGACAACAAAGGCCATTTCCAACTGA
- the LOC121997348 gene encoding protein WVD2-like 7 isoform X1, which translates to MRETEDSVVYQAESLPSGSVSFGRFESETLSWEKRSSFSHNRYLEEVEKYATPGLVTQKKAYFEAHFKKKPLLHLNSFGSQYEKYQTTKDHIEFCKDDLVECGDNEPTEFTFYDETPPISYEHELVIHEHDKQVLSPEFSQEFSPSISEHLIVCGVVECGEAHQIQSNDDIPGDETLQMVSKENHEHNSGSPQEQHDEVQIATEIPADLGNKAAASKKTEKITLKVKGELEKQITKAKSKNQLADSQIMRKPSTQKNSRYPDKIFAKRTDEVERESTKKAQLGMKLPERVPRNTLDAKSQKFEDSEKLIAKVKVENRRNKGQSKNKVVQIPNPIAGKCQIDEQHFMNRSLKYTVSAKTEVSQGTSDFHFKSEGRAMKRKEFYTKLEEKLHAKEAEMTEIQIRTQEEAKTEIKQLRKSLNFKATPMPSFYNGAARGATRGKKVVEMPASVPKSQNNTKIPTKGSSSRDTSLGLSKINQEGSSTGEPTPSKSGKLQEAQAPAKKHEKSNSSAKQGDGIRKKEPRRTAARTSVTRTTTKAISN; encoded by the exons ATGAGAGAAACTGAAGACTCCGTTGTGTATCAG GCTGAGAGTTTACCCTCTGGGTCTGTATCATTTGGCCGCTTTGAATCTGAAACCTTGTCGTGGGAAAAAAGGTCATCATTCTCTCATAACAGATACCTTGAAGAGGTTGAGAAATATGCTACACCTGGTTTGGTTACTCAGAAAAAAGCTTATTTTGAGGCTCACTTTAAGAAGAAGCCACTTTTGCATCTCAACTCATTCGGTAGTCAATATGAAAAATACCAAACTACCAAAGATCATATTGAATTCTGTAAAGATGATCTTGTTGAATGCGGTGATAATGAACCCACTGAATTTACTTTCTATGATGAGACACCTCCAATTTCTTATGAGCACGAGTTGGTCATACATGAACATGACAAACAAGTTTTGAGCCCCGAATTCTCACAAGAGTTTAGTCCATCAATAAGTGAGCATCTTATAGTTTGTGGTGTTGTAGAGTGTGGTGAAGCACACCAAATACAATCAAATGATGATATTCCAGGAGATGAGACTCTGCAAATGGTCTCTAAAGAGAACCATGAGCATAACTCTGGTTCCCCTCAAGAACAACATGATGAAGTGCAAATTGCAACTGAAATTCCTGCAGATCTGGGAAATAAGGCTGCTGCTTCCAAGAAAACAGAGAAAATTACTCTCAAA GTAAAGGGAGAACTTGAGAAGCAAATTAcaaaagcaaaatcaaagaatcagtTAGCAGATTCACAAATTATGAGAAAGCCTTCAACTCAGAAGAATTCTCGTTATCCTGATAAGATATTTGCAAAAAGAACAGATGAGGTGGAGAGAGAAAGCACAAAGAAGGCACAACTAGGAATGAAATTGCCTGAAAGAGTTCCAAGAAATACTCTTGATGCTAAATCCCAGAAATTTGAG GATTCAGAAAAGCTGATAGCCAAAGTAAAAGTAGAAAACAGAAG AAATAAAGGTCAAAGCAAAAACAAGGTAGTGCAAATCCCTAATCCTATTGCCGGAAAATGTCAAATTGATGAGCAACATTTTATGAACAG ATCTTTGAAGTATACTGTTTCAGCTAAGACAGAAGTTAGTCAAGGTACTTCGGACTTCCATTTCAAAAGTGAAGGGCGGGCTATGAAACGAAAAGAG TTTTACACGAAGTTAGAAGAAAAGCTCCATGCCAAAGAGGCCGAGATGACTGAGATCCAAATTAGAACACAG GAAGAAGCAAAAACAGAGATTAAGCAGCTTAGGAAGAGCCTTAACTTCAAGGCAACTCCTATGCCTTCTTTCTACAATGGAGCTGCACGTGGCGCCACCAGAGGCAAAAAG GTGGTTGAAATGCCTGCAAGTGTTCCCAAGTCACAAAACAATACTAAGATTCCTACAAAAGGAAGTTCGTCTAGAGATACTTCTCTAGGATTGTCTAAGATCAATCAAGAAGGCTCCTCAACTGGTGAACCAACACCCTCAAAAAGTG GTAAGCTTCAAGAGGCACAAGCTCCAgcgaagaagcatgagaagagcAACTCCAGTGCAAAACAAGGAGATGGCATCAGAAAGAAAGAACCAAGACGAACTGCAGCGAGAACCAGTGTCACAAGGACGACAACAAAGGCCATTTCCAACTGA